Sequence from the Streptosporangium brasiliense genome:
CAGGTGCACGGCCTCGGCCGCCATCTCGGGGACGAAGACCACGCCGTGCGCGGCCAGCCGGTAGGCGAACTCGGTGTCCTCGCCCCGGAGCACGTCGGGATCCACCCCGCCGACGGCGTGGAAGGTCTCCCGCAGCATCGACACCGTCGGTCCGGTGCACACGTGGTAGGGGTTGCGGCTGGTCCGCAGGCCGTCGGTGCGGGAGATGGTCTGCTCGGTGGAGCTGGCCAGCGCCTCCGACAGGTCGAAGACGGCTCCCAGCGGGCCCGTGCGCACGCCGTCGTACAGGTCGGCGGGGGAGATCTCGGGCTCCTTGAGGAACTTCTTGGCGCCGATGGCGACCAGGTAGCCGGCCAGGTGGTGCCAGCGGGCCATCGCCTCGATGTGCTCGCGGCAGACGACCATGTCGGCGTCCAGGCGGTGGATGATCCGGCCCTCGGCGAGAGCGGCCCCGGTGTTCACCGCGTGCGCGATGCCCCAGCCTCCGGGGGCGGCGGCCACGATCCTGGTGTCCGGCGGGGCGATCTCCGGCAGCCGCAGGGGCGGGTCGCTGCCGTCGTCCACCACGATCACCTCCGTGAGGTGACCGGGGTAGGTCTGCGCCGCCAGGGCGGCGAGGGTCAGGTCGAGTCTGTGCTGGCCACCGTGGGCGGGGATGACCACGCTCACCGGGAGCGCCGGATCCCATCCGCCCAGCGTGGGCGGGTCCAGGGGGGAGTAGTCGTTGTGCCGGATCGGGGGCAGGTCGATCCCCGCTCCATCCGTCATGGTGTGGCGCCCCTTGTCTGCGTTACCGCTTGTCAAGTCCTGTCAACCCTATCCCCGCATGCTTAGGGTTTCCTGTGGGCGGGCGGGGAAGTCGCCCGCGCTGTCCATTGGATGGACGGCACATCCCATCGCGTAGGCCGTTGCCCGTAGACTCGTTGCCTAACACCGCAGGTAGGACGCGCACGGTGTACCCGTGCGCGGGAGGAGCAATCATGACCAGGGCGTGGCGTGGCCTCATCGAGGAGTACCGTGACCGACTTCCGGTGACCACGGCGACGCCCGTCGTCACGCTCCTGGAGGGCGGCACGCCGCTCGTCCCGGCGCACCGGGTATCGGCCCTGACCGGCTGCGACGTCTATCTCAAGGTCGAGGGCGCGAACCCGACCGGCAGCTTCAAGGACCGTGGCATGACCATGGCCATCAGCAAGGCCGTCGAAGACGGCGCGAAGGCCGTCATCTGCGCCTCCACCGGCAACACCAGCGCCTCCGCCGCCGCCTACGCGGTCCGCGCGGGCCTGACCTGCGCCGTGCTGGTGCCCCGGGGCAAGATCGCGATGGGCAAGCTGGCCCAGGCGCTGGTCCACGGGGCCACGCTGCTCCAGGTCGAGGGCTCCTTCGACGACTGCCTGGAGATGACCAGGAAGCTGTCGGAGAACTACCCCATCGCGCTGGTCAACTCGGTGAACCCGTTCCGGCTCCAGGGCCAGAAGACCGCGGCCTTCGAGATCGTCGACGCGCTCGGCGAGGCGCCCGACATCCACTGCATCCCGGTCGGCAACGCGGGCAACATCTCCGCCTACTGGATGGGCTACACCGAATACGCCGCCGACGGCGTCTCCACCAAGACGCCCCGGATGTTCGGCTTCCAGGCCAGCGGCGCCGCGCCGATCGTCAACGGAGCGCCGGTGACCCACCCGCACACGATCGCCACCGCCATCCGCATCGGCAACCCCGCCTCCTGGCAGCTCGCCGAGGCCGCCCGTGACGAGTCCGGCGGCGTCATCCAGGCCGTCACCGACCGTCAGATCGCCGCCGCCTACAAGCTGCTGGCCCAGGAGGAGGGCGTGTTCGTCGAGCTCGCCTCCGCCGCCAGCGTGGCCGGTCTTCTCCAGGCCCACGGGCAGGGCCTCGTCGAGCCGGGCCGTCGCATCGTCTGCACGGTGACCGGCAACGGCCTCAAGGACCCCGACTGGGCCATCTCCGGGGCGCCCACCCCGGTGACGATCCCCATCGACGCCCACGCCGCGGCCACGGCGCTCGGCCTCGCCTAGCGTCCCGTGCCCGCCGTGACGGCACCGGTACGGCGGGGCGTCCCCGCGGCGCCCCGCGTCCGCCGGCGCCGTCCCGCCGTGGCGTCCCGCCCGTCCCATGCCCCGCCGTGACGTCCCGCACCAACCGCCCATCCGCGCACCGCGCCGAACAGTCAGAGCACCGCGCCGAACAGTCAGATAGGAGGAGGGGCTCCCTCCCTATGGCCAAGCCAGGGGCCTGCGCCCCAGAATTTCGATGACCGACAGCAGCAGGGTCGTCGTCCGGGTCCCGGCGACGTCAGCCAACCTCGGCCCCGGGTTCGACGCCCTGGGGCTGGCCCTCGGCCTCTACGACGAGGTCGAGGTCAGCCTGGTGGAGCCTCCGGGCGGCCCCGGTTCCCGGAGCGTCGCCATCGTGGTCGAGGGCGAGGGTGAGGGCGAGCTCGATCTGGGCGAGGGCCATC
This genomic interval carries:
- the thrC gene encoding threonine synthase, which codes for MTRAWRGLIEEYRDRLPVTTATPVVTLLEGGTPLVPAHRVSALTGCDVYLKVEGANPTGSFKDRGMTMAISKAVEDGAKAVICASTGNTSASAAAYAVRAGLTCAVLVPRGKIAMGKLAQALVHGATLLQVEGSFDDCLEMTRKLSENYPIALVNSVNPFRLQGQKTAAFEIVDALGEAPDIHCIPVGNAGNISAYWMGYTEYAADGVSTKTPRMFGFQASGAAPIVNGAPVTHPHTIATAIRIGNPASWQLAEAARDESGGVIQAVTDRQIAAAYKLLAQEEGVFVELASAASVAGLLQAHGQGLVEPGRRIVCTVTGNGLKDPDWAISGAPTPVTIPIDAHAAATALGLA